In Erigeron canadensis isolate Cc75 chromosome 7, C_canadensis_v1, whole genome shotgun sequence, one DNA window encodes the following:
- the LOC122609304 gene encoding ABC transporter G family member 1-like: MEPTAYSLSMAIQNPREVQITTFHAPSCPNLAKSNALTSSQVQTEAIINDDGVSLTWKDLWVTIMDGKPGRFILQGVTGYARPGEILAIMGPSGSGKSTLLDALAGRLNSNVRQSGDILINGFKKRLAYGTSAYVTQDDTLITTLTVRESVYYSAQLQLPNSMSKAEKKERADLTIREMGLQDSMDTRIGGGWGAKGLSGGQKRRVSICIEIITRPKLLFLDEPTSGLDSAASYYVMSRIARLDHHQGRTIIASIHQPGNEVFGLFHNLCLLSCGKTVYFGNTSSANEFFASNGFPCPTFQNPSDHFLKTINKDFDEDMEGSTRTEEVITILTNSYESSTACEEVNNRVSEICKKGDGTVETKKDRASFSTQCLVLSRRSFINMYRDLGYYWLRFAIYLALSLCLGTLFYDIGLSSSSIQARSSVLMFVATFLTFMTIGGFPSFVEDMKVFEYERLNGHYSVGAFVIANTLSSTPFLLLVSVIPAVLTYYLPGLREGFNHFVYFTVVVFSCMLLVESLMMVVASLIPNYLMGIIVGAGIQGVMLLAGGFFRLPNDLPKPFWRYPMFYIAFHRYVYQGFYKNEFKGQVYIYSQGGVRQIVYGEDILKEKWQVEMGHSKWTDLAILLGMVVIYRLIFWLIIKMVEKIKSLLSSWISLFHVHL, translated from the exons ATGGAACCTACTGCTTATTCATTGTCAATGGCAATACAGAATCCTCGGGAGGTGCAGATCACTACATTTCATGCACCATCATGTCCAAACTTAGCAAAATCTAATGCTTTAACTAGCAGTCAAGTTCAGACTGAAGCCATAATTAATGATGATGGTGTGTCTTTAACATGGAAAGACCTGTGGGTTACTATCATGGATGGAAAACCCGGCCGGTTCATACTCCAAGGGGTAACAGGTTATGCTAGGCCAGGGGAGATTCTAGCTATCATGGGTCCTTCTGGTTCGGGCAAATCAACCCTCCTTGATGCCTTAGCAG GGAGACTCAACTCGAATGTTAGGCAGAGTGGTGATATTTTGATAAATGGATTCAAGAAAAGACTAGCATATGGAACATCG GCTTATGTAACTCAAGACGATACACTCATTACAACACTTACTGTCCGAGAAAGTGTCTACTATTCGGCACAGCTCCAGCTACCAAATTCCATGTCAAAGGCCGAGAAAAAGGAGAGAGCTGACTTGACCATAAGAGAGATGGGCCTTCAGGATTCTATGGACACGAGGATTGGAGGAGGTTGGGGAGCTAAAGGCCTAAGTGGAGGCCAAAAAAGACGAGTTAGCATCTGTATTGAGATCATAACTCGTCCTAAGCTTCTTTTCCTTGATGAACCGACGAGTGGCCTTGATAGTGCCGCCTCATACTATGTGATGAGCAGGATTGCAAGGCTTGATCATCACCAAGGCAGGACCATCATTGCATCCATACACCAGCCCGGCAACGAAGTGTTTGGGCTTTTTCATAATCTTTGCCTACTTTCTTGTGGTAAAACAGTTTATTTTGGGAACACGAGCTCTGCAAATGAA TTTTTTGCTTCAAATGGCTTCCCTTGTCCCACTTTCCAGAATCCATCAGAtcactttcttaaaacaatAAACAAGGATTTCGATGAG GATATGGAAGGTTCAACCAGAACTGAGGAAGTGATTACTATCTTAACAAATTCATACGAGTCATCTACAGCCTGTGAAGAAGTTAACAACAGAGTTTCTGAAATATGCAAGAAG GGAGATGGAACAGTTGAGACAAAGAAAGACCGTGCTAGTTTCTCAACTCAATGCCTTGTACTCAGCAGGCGGTCTTTCATCAATATGTATCGAGATCTTGGATACTACTGGCTGCGTTTTGCTATTTATCTAGCATTGTCCTTATGTCTTGGAACACTCTTCTATGATATTGGCTTAAGTTCCTCCTCCATTCAG GCTAGAAGCTCCGTGTTGATGTTTGTGGCCACATTTTTAACATTTATGACCATTGGTGGATTTCCCTCATTCGTAGAGGATATGAAAGTTTTTGAGTATGAACGATTAAATGGGCATTATTCAGTTGGAGCTTTTGTGATTGCCAACACATTATCTTCAACACCATTTTTGCTACTAGTTTCTGTGATTCCGGCAGTATTAACGTATTACCTCCCAGGACTGCGTGAAGGATTTAATCACTTTGTATACTTCACAGTCGTAGTCTTTTCATGTATGTTGCTAGTTGAGAGCTTAATGATGGTTGTAGCAAGTCTTATACCCAATTACTTAATGGGAATCATTGTAGGCGCTGGGATCCAAGGTGTTATGTTGTTGGCTGGTGGATTTTTTCGCTTACCAAATGATTTACCGAAACCATTCTGGAGATACCCAATGTTCTACATTGCATTTCATAGGTATGTATATCAAGGATTCTACAAGAACGAGTTTAAAGgacaggtatatatatatagccaaggAGGTGTGAGACAAATCGTGTATGGGGAggatatattaaaagagaaatGGCAGGTTGAAATGGGTCACTCAAAGTGGACTGATTTGGCAATCCTATTAGGGATGGTGGTGATTTATAGGCTTATATTTTGGCTTATAATCAAGATGGTTGAGAAGATCAAATCTC TATTATCTAGTTGGATTTCCCTTTTTCACGTACACTTATGA
- the LOC122607952 gene encoding putative B3 domain-containing protein At5g58280 has protein sequence MAEVITSNSYEEARNRQLLDNKKKFEDLGILKISKTLSDISNSEKKFKQREVKPKIRNAEIIEPRRSTRARNPIVTYQDEVDIGLPRIRRSKSSSSWASYLARPLEEVKMASYEDRVRAMKFAEKLQSNLQSEYPSFVKSMVRSHVYSCFWLGLPQPFCRKHLPKSTVNIMLEDEEGNEYDSVFISGRTGLSGGWRAFALEHKLDDGDALVFELVEQTRFKIYIVKASDCGSQVDYVDSVDEEAVETKKTSRPTKKLKKTIEIGKKPASKNSTLNQEEEEDDMSNVDNEAEETKKPSMPTKKLKKEINSPAENGKKPTAKKSGESRKLNKPEEAVTGTRRSTRNRN, from the exons ATGGCCGAGGTGATCACATCCAACAGTTATGAAGAGGCTCGTAATAGACAACTACTTgataacaaaaagaaatttgAG GATCTTGGAATCTTGAAGATTTCTAAAACTCTGTCAGATATCTCAAATTCTGAGAAGAAGTTCAAG CAACGTGAAGTGAAACCAAAAATAAGGAATGCCGAAATAATAGAACCAAGGCGTTCAACACGTGCACGTAACCCCATTGTGACATACCAAGATGAG GTTGATATTGGCCTCCCACGCATCAGGAGATCAAAATCCAGTTCATCATGGGCAAG CTATCTTGCGAGACCGCTGGAAGAAGTCAAAATGGCATCATATGAAGATAGGGTTCGAGCAATGAAGTTCGCTGAGAAACTTCAAAGCAATCTGCAGTCTGAATATCCCTCTTTTGTGAAGTCAATGGTCCGTTCTCATGTTTACAGTTGCTTTTGGCTG GGTCTACCTCAGCCATTCTGCAGGAAGCATCTTCCCAAGTCTACTGTGAATATCATGCTAGAAGATGAGGAAGGCAATGAATATGACTCTGTGTTTATTAGTGGGAGAACTGGATTAAGTGGCGGATGGAGAGCCTTTGCATTAGAACATAAACTAGACGATGGTGATGCTTTGGTGTTTGAATTGGTTGAACAAACTAGATTCAAG ATTTACATAGTTAAAGCATCAGATTGTGGTAGTCAAGTTGATTATGTTGATAGTGTTGATGAAGAAGCTGTTGAAACCAAAAAGACTTCAAGGCCAACAAAGAAGCTCAAAAAGACAATAGAAATTGGGAAGAAACCGGCTTCAAAAAACAGCACACTAAATCAAGAGGAAGAAGAGGATGATATGTCCAATGTCGACAATGAAGCTGAGGAAACCAAGAAGCCTTCAATGCCAACTAAGAAGCTCAAAAAGGAAATCAACAGTCCAGCAGAAAATGGGAAGAAACCAACTGCAAAAAAGAGTGGTGAAAGCAGGAAACTAAACAAGCCAGAGGAAGCTGTGACAGGAACTCGGCGTTCTACCAGGAACCGAAATTGA